The following are from one region of the Takifugu rubripes chromosome 12, fTakRub1.2, whole genome shotgun sequence genome:
- the LOC115251829 gene encoding homeodomain-interacting protein kinase 2-like, translated as MAHSYRHLSPYPSADEQNIVEIGSILYSRQTNYQVQSILGEGVFGKVVKCIRLKDKKTVAVKVIKKEGNYYNCAEKEIQALLKLKSLDPEICNIVQIHAAFFDRGYFCFVFEYLDKSLSDFMKENNFCPLPLNAIRYIVQQLAIALQSLRSVGLTHCDIKLDNIMFVDHEKQPFRVKLIDFGLARVASTIPQGSVIQARCYRSPEVLLGLPLTEAVDMWSLGCLVGRLHLGYRLFDGNNEYDMMRSIVELLGQPPNSMLDAGINTKQYFKKSLWAWNRSWKLKTGYGRTRHTLLDSLDDILSAFPTKDSENPGLGLFVDMLKKMVDLDPATRITPAQLLQHGFLTNTEVGTTSEELEVTGWQTLQLQCETPQKNQESQLKTGQKRNRDSKDDIPTCHDSKRPKFQSRVTPMTDTQINADNSTVQRKLPDGKDGGPHCSNSMAVPSQKALKRRSKYTGRKREKK; from the exons ATGGCACACAG CTACCGACATTTGAGTCCATATCCATCCGCAGACGAGCAGAACATAGTGGAAATTGGAAGCATCCTCTATTCAAGACAAACCAATTATCAGGTGCAGTCCATTCTGGGAGAAGGTGTATTTGGCAAAGTAGTCAAATGTATAAGGCTGAAAGACAAGAAGACTGTGGCAGTCAAAGTcataaagaaagaaggaaattaCTATAATTGTGCAGAAAAGGAA ATACAAGCCCTGCTAAAGCTTAAAAGCCTGGATCCAGAAATATGCAACATTGTCCAAATTCATGCAGCCTTTTTTGACAGAGGATATTTCTGCTTCGTCTTCGAGTACCTGGACAAAAGTCTCTCTGACTTCATGAAGGAGAACAATTTTTGTCCTCTGCCTCTAAACGCAATCAGATATATTGTCCAACAG CTTGCAATTGCACTTCAATCGCTGAGGAGCGTGGGACTGACTCACTGTGATATAAAGCTGGACAATATTATGTTCGTGGACCATGAAAAGCAGCCTTTCAGAGTCAAACTTATTGACTTTGGCCTTGCCAGGGTGGCATCCACTATACCACAGGGCTCAGTTATACAGGCCCGCTGTTACAG GTCTCCAGAGGTCCTTTTGGGTCTTCCGTTGACAGAGGCTGTTGACATGTGGTCTCTGGGCTGTTTGGTTGGAAGATTACACCTTGGGTATCGGCTATTTGATGGGAACAATGAGTATGACATG ATGAGGAGCATTGTGGAGCTACTAGGTCAACCTCCGAATAGTATGCTGGATGCAGGAATAAATACAAAGCAATACTTTAAGAAAAGCTTGTGGGCATGGAATCGATCATGGAAACTAAAG ACAGGCTATGGAAGAACAAGACATACACTTCTGGATTCtctggatgacattttaagt GCCTTCCCTACTAAAGACAGTGAAAATCCAGGACTTGGTCTTTTTGTTGACATGTTGAAGAAAATGGTTGACCTAGATCCTGCTACGCGCATTACCCCAGCTCAACTATTGCAACAtggttttctgacaaacactga GGTGGGGACTACCTCTGAAGAGCTAGAGGTTACTGGCTGGCAGACTTTACAGTTGCAGTGTGAAACCCCCCAGAAGAACCAAGAGAGCCAGttaaaaacagggcagaaaagaaaTCGTGACTCTAAAGATGACATCCCAACTTGTCACGACTCCAAGCGGCCTAAATTTCAGTCAAGGGTGACACCAATGAcggacacacagataaatgcTGATAATTCCACcgttcagaggaagctgcctgaTGGGAAGGATGGTGGGCCTCATTGCTCCAACTCGATGGCCGTGCCCAGCCAAAAAGCTTTGAAAAGAAGAAGCAAAtacacaggcaggaaaagagagaaaaagtaa
- the LOC101079525 gene encoding teashirt homolog 1-like — MPRRKQQAPRRSSAYGPEDNFKDKIDEEEPLQDDGLSLDGQDADFLFNDEEDAKDHYSCQNSPLSNGTNPDAGYASPLSTTSDQMLDLKAASSISDQEKIKETLGASTESINGLSVQDSLAQMKAVYASLISDASWSSMAVDMLKHKQGHNDAASNGNVTNHKARNGFLNSHSPGNIHLKSRCNTSNASSTNIISTSSTTTRTVSSNSTSGTSVSSSSAGGLAYDWHQAALAKTLQQTTYQLLPEPSLFSTVQLYRQNNKLYGPVFTGASKFRCKDCSAAYDTLVGLTVHMNETGHYRDDNKDADDDRSKKWSKPRKRSLMEMEGKEDAQKVLKCMYCGHSFESLQDLSVHMIKTKHYQKVPLKEPMPALTSKLVPTTKKRAFQDMMSPSSPESISSGILLGEPPKDQKVANPYVTPNNRYGYQNGASYTWQFEARKAQILKCMECGSSHDTLQQLTAHMMVTGHFLKVTNSASKKGKQLVFDSVIEEKFQSIPLPPTTTRLPASNGKSQPNSPGQPSSPDEESEKKKNEEAVEEKMETKEPQKNIKEEKEDPTEKPDKQHKTKSYQYLREEDLEETPKGGLDILKSLENTVSSAISKAQTGTPTWGGYPSIHAAYQLHGSLKSILPSGAQVQPLFSSNSLKVLSADLSTLIHSPTSPSPPPSHRSNVLAMEELVEKVTGKTSAKNEKDDKFPDNKCKLAKSPLPNPKDRRSSPDLENLSKVAKNSVVDIKSESRGREGEQTESKSETLMKSEAKSPKSPLSNGCSNLSIITDHSTEQPLVSPLSALQSIMNSHLGKAAKVTTPFIDPFAMLYKMNANSVHMKSAETLSQNQDDDDQPMDLTKSRNSDSSTTRAVSVPNSNDRVNNSKAVCKNSQTSSPALRENALMDISDMVKNLTGRLTPKSTTPSSISEKSDLDGCTLDDSLEELSPIQRRKGRQSNWNPQHLLILQAQFASSLKETPDGKFVISDLGPQERVHICKFTGLSMTTISHWLANVKYQLKRTGGTKFLKNIDSGQPLFLCSDCASQFRTPSSYIHHLESHLGFTLKDLSKLSIDILEQQAVGRMEDRTLGSSGLTEEDTGSIHQCRLCNRTFVSKHAIKLHLCKTHGKSPEDHLIFVKEFDKQ, encoded by the coding sequence CCTATGGACCTGAGGACAATTTCAAAGATAAGATTGATGAAGAGGAACCTCTGCAAGATGACGGCCTCTCGCTGGATGGTCAAGACgcagattttcttttcaatgatgaagaggatgcaAAAGATCATTACAGCTGCCAGAACTCTCCCCTCAGCAATGGGACGAACCCCGATGCTGGCTATGCCTCCCCGCTCAGTACGACCAGCGATCAAATGCTGGATCTTAAGGCAGCTTCCTCCATTAGCGACCAAGAAAAGATAAAGGAGACGTTAGGGGCAAGCACAGAGTCCATCAATGGCCTCTCTGTGCAAGACAGTCTGGCACAAATGAAAGCTGTCTATGCAAGCCTGATCTCTGAtgcctcctggtccagcatggcTGTGGACATGCTTAAGCATAAGCAGGGGCACAATGATGCCGCTAGCAATGGCAACGTTACCAATCATAAAGCTCGTAATGGCTTCCTGAACAGCCACAGCCCAGGCAACATTCATCTGAAGAGCAGATGCAACACTTCCAATGCCTCAAGCACTAATATTATTAGCACCAGCAGTACTACCACTAGAACAGTGTCCAGCAACAGCACCAGTGGTACAAGTGTAAGCTCTAGCAGCGCGGGCGGACTGGCTTATGACTGGCACCAGGCAGCATTGGCAAAAACCTTACAGCAGACCACATACCAACTCCTTCCAGAGCCTAGCCTTTTCAGCACTGTCCAGCTTTACAGGCAAAATAATAAGCTGTACGGCCCTGTGTTTACAGGGGCCAGCAAGTTTAGGTGTAAGGACTGTAGCGCAGCCTACGACACTTTGGTAGGCCTCACAGTGCATATGAATGAGACGGGCCACTACCGCGATGACAACAAGGATGCTGATGATGACAGAAGCAAGAAGTGGTCCAAGCCACGGAAGAGGTCcctgatggagatggagggcAAAGAAGATGCCCAGAAAGTCCTCAAATGCATGTACTGTGGGCACTCTTTCGAATCGCTGCAAGACCTCAGTGTTCACAtgatcaaaacaaaacactatCAGAAAGTGCCTCTAAAAGAACCAATGCCAGCGCTCACCTCCAAGCTGGTACCTACAACCAAAAAAAGAGCATTCCAAGACATGATGTCTCCGAGCTCACCAGAGTCTATCTCCTCTGGCATACTCTTAGGAGAACCTCCTAAAGACCAAAAAGTGGCCAATCCTTATGTCACGCCAAACAATCGATACGGTTACCAGAATGGTGCCAGTTACACGTGGCAGTTTGAAGCACGCAAGGCACAAATTCTCAAATGCATGGAATGCGGAAGTTCACACGACACTCTGCAGCAACTCACAGCGCACATGATGGTCACAGGACACTTCCTTAAGGTGACCAATTCAGCCTCTAAAAAGGGTAAACAGTTGGTTTTCGATTCAGTTATTGAGGAGAAATTCCAATCAATTCCTCTTCCACCAACTACGACACGACTCCCAGCAAGCAATGGGAAGTCACAGCCCAACTCCCCAGGGCAGCCTTCCAGTCCCGATGAGGagagtgaaaaaaagaaaaatgaagaagcagtggaggagaaaatggagacCAAGgaacctcagaaaaatataaaagaggagaaagaagatCCAACTGAAAAGCCTGATAAACAACACAAGACCAAATCTTACCAATACTTGAGAGAGGAAGACTTGGAAGAAACTCCCAAAGGGGGCTTGGACATCTTAAAGTCTTTAGAGAACACTGTTTCAAGTGCAATCAGCAAGGCTCAAACAGGCACACCAACCTGGGGTGGATATCCCAGCATCCACGCTGCCTATCAGCTCCACGGATCCTTGAAGTCCATCTTGCCCTCAGGTGCACAGGTTCAACCTTtgttcagcagcaacagtctaAAGGTCCTGTCTGCTGATTTAAGCACTCTGATCCATTCGCCAACCAgtccctccccacccccaagCCATAGGAGCAATGTTCTGGCCATGGAAGAGCTAGTGGAGAAGGTGACAGGGAAAACTTCAGCAAAGAATGAAAAGGATGACAAATTCCCAGACAACAAATGCAAATTGGCAAAATCTCCTTTGCCGAATCCAAAGGACAGACGGTCTTCACCCGATCTAGAAAACCTCTCAAAGGTGGCGAAAAATTCTGTAGTCGATATCAAGAGTGAGTCaagaggcagagaaggagagcagacAGAGAGCAAATCAGAAACCCTGATGAAGAGCGAAGCCAAGTCACCAAAAAGCCCTCTGAGCAATGGATGCAGTAACCTGagcatcattactgatcactcaACCGAACAACCACTTGTCAGCCCTCTCAGTGCCCTGCAGTCCATAATGAACAGCCACTTGGGTAAAGCTGCAAAGGTGACCACCCCTTTCATAGACCCCTTCGCAATGCTTTACAAGATGAACGCCAACTCTGTGCACATGAAGTCAGCAGAGACTTTGAGCCAGAACCAGGACGACGATGACCAGCCCATGGATTTGACCAAATCCAGAAACTCAGATTCAAGTACAACCAGGGCTGTTTCTGTTCCAAACAGCAACGACAGAGTCAACAACAGCAAAGCAGTTTGCAAAAATTCACAGACGTCGTCTCCGGCTCTGCGGGAAAACGCTTTGATGGATATTTCCGACATGGTCAAAAATCTAACTGGCCGTTTGACACCAAAGTCAACAACTCCTTCTTCCATCTCTGAAAAATCGGACCTGGACGGCTGTACTTTAGATGACAGTTTGGAGGAACTGTCTCCCATTCAGAGACGGAAAGGCAGACAGTCAAACTGGAATCCCCAACACCTTCTAATACTGCAGGCCCAGTTTGCCTCGAGTCTGAAGGAGACTCCAGATGGAAAGTTTGTGATTAGTGACTTGGGACCTCAAGAGAGGGTCCACATATGTAAATTCACTGGTCTGTCCATGACTACTATCTCACATTGGCTGGCCAATGTCAAGTACCAGTTAAAGAGGACAGGGGGGACTAAATTCCTAAAAAATATTGACTCTGGCCAACCTCTGTTTTTGTGCAGTGACTGTGCTTCCCAGTTCAGGACTCCCTCTTCCTACATCCATCATTTGGAGTCCCACCTTGGGTTCACCCTGAAGGACCTTTCAAAGCTTTCCATAGATATATTAGAGCAGCAGGCAGTCGGCAGAATGGAGGATAGGACTCTCGGCTCCTCTGGACTGACGGAAGAAGACACCGGCTCGATCCATCAGTGCAGACTGTGCAATCGGACATTTGTCAGCAAACATGCAATCAAACTGCACCTTTGCAAGACACACGGCAAGTCCCCAGAGGACCATCTTATCTTTGTGAAAGAATTTGACAAACAATGA